From a single Canis aureus isolate CA01 chromosome 5, VMU_Caureus_v.1.0, whole genome shotgun sequence genomic region:
- the SPEN gene encoding msx2-interacting protein isoform X1 yields the protein MVRETRHLWVGNLPENVREEKIIEHFKRYGRVESVKILPKRGSEGGVAAFVDFVDIKSAQKAHNSVNKMGDRDLRTDYNEPGTIPSAARGLDDTVSIASRSREVSGFRGGGGGPAYGPPPSLHAREGRYERRLDGASDNRERAYEHSAYGHHERGTGGFDRTRHYDQDYYRDPRERTLQHGLYYTSRSRSPNRFDAHDPRYEPRAREQFTLPSVVHRDIYRDDITREVRGRRPERNYQHSRSRSPHSSQSRNQSPQRLASQASRPTRSPSGSGSRSRSSSSDSISSSSSTSSDSTDSSSSSSDDSPARSVQSAAVPAPTSQLLSSLEKDEPRKSFGIKVQNLPVRSTDTSLKDGLFHEFKKFGKVTSVQIHGTSEERYGLVFFRQQEDQEKALTASKGKLFFGMQIEVTAWIGPETESENEFRPLDERIDEFHPKATRTLFIGNLEKTTTYHDLRNIFQRFGEIVDIDIKKVNGVPQYAFLQYCDIASVCKAIKKMDGEYLGNNRLKLGFGKSMPTNCVWLDGLSSNVSDQYLTRHFCRYGPVVKVVFDRLKGMALVLYNEIEYAQAAVKETKGRKIGGNKIKVDFANRESQLAFYHCMEKSGQDIRDFYEMLAERREERRGSYDYSQDRTYYENVRTPGTYPEDSRRDYPARGREFYSEWETYQGDYYESRYYDDPREYRDYRNDPYEQDIREYSYRQRERERERERFESDRDRDHERRPIERSQSPVHLRRPQSPGASPSQSERLPSDSERRIYSRSSDRSGSCSSLSPPRYDKLDKSRLERYTKNEKTDKERTFDPERVERERRLIRKEKVEKDKTEKQKRKGKVHSPSSQSSETDQENEREQSPEKSRSSNKLSREKADKEGIAKNRLELMPCVVLTRVKEKEGKVIDHTPLEKLKAKLDNDTAKSSVLDQKLQVCQTEPAKSDLSKLESIRMKVPKEKGLSSHIEVVDKEGRPKPRKHLKPEQTADGVSAADLEKLEARKRRFADSNLKAERQKSEVKKSSPEMEEARVLLKKQPDLSSRDVILLREGESERKPVRKEILKRESKKIKLDRLNAVPSPKDCQELASVSVGTGSRPNSDLQARLGEPVCESVENQEIQSKKPIPSKSQIKQLPLLDDQGPEREDIRKNYCSLRDETLECKPSQEKPHSVNTEEKIGIDIDHTQSYRKQMEQSRRKQQMEMEIAKSEKFGSPKKDVDEYERRSLVHEVGKPPQDVTDDSPPSKKKRTDHVDFDICTKRERNYRSSRQISEDSERTGGSPSIRHSSFHEEDDPVGSPRLISVKGSPKVDEKGLPYSNITVREESLKFNPYDSSRREQMADMAKIKLSVLNSEEELNRWDSQMKQDASRFDVSFPNSIIKRDSLRKRSVRDLEPGEVPSDSDEDGEHKSHSPRASALYESSRLSFLLRDREDKLRERDERLSSSLERNKFYSFALDKTITPDTKALLERAKSLSSSREENWSFLDWDSRFANFRNNKDKEKVDSAPRPIPSWYMKKKKIRTDSEGKMDDKKDDHKEEEQERQELFASRFLHSSIFEQDSKRLQHLERKDEESDFISGRLYGRQTSDGANSTADLIQEPVVLFHSRFMELTRMQQKEKEKDQKPKEVEKQEDTEDHPETPEPASESKESDLKTPPPTGPPAVTAVAPESASSSLEKTTASEKAGEVPLVTEEKPREPASASEEAKPVSEQAATAVQQTEQVDLPSGVDTSKDAAGAPLVVEENSSADQLPYMDTKPPTPGASFSQAEATVDPEPDSTPALPKPTPKPEEADEPKVEKPNSAAHVEPTANQKAEVVPEVQSQASEDTEVDPPIATKDKKTNKSKRSKTPVQAATASTVEKPVTRKSERIDREKLKRSNSPRGEAQKLLELKLEAEKITRTGSKNAAADPEHPEPSLPLSRTRRRNVRSVYATMGDHESRSPVKEPVEQPRVTRKRLERELQEAAAVPTTPRRGRPPKTRRRAEEDEETEAKEPVETLKPAEGWRSPRAQKSGAAGGPQGKRGKNEPKVDAERQEVATEVSPQLNVKENNTKSKADKEEAGSEQKRDRKEMSTDKNAPEAPAVEVVEKKAPEKNSKSKRGRSRNARSAVDKSANLKNVDTSVSPSVAVGATGPPVEKEAEVVAGPAEKSENPPKEGGFSAEVSSDPAPANKDAEEKEDVSASTPSPEANQLAKQMELEQAVENIAKLTETAAAAFKAAAATDAPEGSSTEDGDKPAHQASETELAAAIGSIINDISGEAENFPAAAPYPAEAQTDLQPRSQAPQPPGEGMEPETDEAVSGILETTAATESSGPPASATDPSAGPADTKEAGGSGSETSHPVPEAKASKEAEVTLTRKEKGRQKTSRSRRKRNTNKKTGATAETHIPEPDQVQSKSPATDEGTAVPPPETPQEEQQREKPQATPPESCALDPSKTPSVENLSQESSIEEKTPARASALPDLPVPSQPAPVEDEPQARFKVHSIIESDPVTPPSDSSTPTPTIPSVTAAKLPPPVTSGGVPHQSPPAKVTEWITRQEEPRAQSTPSPALPPDTKASDIDTSSSTLRKILMDPKYVSATGITSTSVTTAIAEPVSAAPCLHEAPAPPPVEPKKSLLEEKPAAPVPNTSDTPAPEVPAAAEKEKVAPVIAPKITSVISRMPVSIDLENSQKITLAKPAPQTLTGLVSALTGLVNVSLVPVNALTGPVNALKGPVKGSVTTLKGLVNTPAGPVNVLKGPVNVLTGPVNVLTTPVNAAVGTVNAAAGAVNATVGTVNATTGAMNAGAVTVTAGAVTAASGSVTATTTGAVTVTGAVITPSAKCKPRPSTNENSRFHPGSMSVIDDRPADAGTGAGLRVNTSEGVVLLSYSGQKTEGPQRISAKISQIPPASAMDIEFQQSVAKSQVKPDSVAPSQPSPKGPQAPSGYANVATHSTLVLTAQTYNASPVISSVKADRPSLEKPEPIHLSVSTPVTQGGTVKVLTQGINTPPVLVHNQLVLTPSIVTTNKKLADPVTLKIETKVLQPANLGSALNPHHPPALPSKLPAEVNHVASGPSTPTDRTVSHLAATKPDAHSPRPSGPAPSPFPRACHPSSTTSTALSTNATVMLAAGIPVPQFISSIHPEQSVIMPPHSITQTVSLSHLSQGEVRMNTPTLPSITYSIRPETLHSPRAPLQPQQIEVRAPQRAGTPQPAAAGVPALAPQHPPEEEVHYHLPVARAAAPVQSEVLVMQSEYRLHPYTVPRDVRIMVHPHVTAVSEQPRAADGVVKVPPASKVPQQPGKDAAKTAEAKAPPAPAPHGEARILTVTPSNQLQGLPLTPPVVVTHGVQIVHSSGELFQEYRYGDIRTYHGPAQLTHTQFPAAASIGLPPRTKAPAQGPAPEGEPLQPAQPAQSTQPAQPVQSTQPAQPTQPCQPSQLSQPGQPPSGKLPQVSQEAKGTQTGVEQPRLPAVPASRPAEPHAQVQRAQAETSQTSYPSPVSVSLKPDLPAPLPAQAAPKQPLFVPTTSSPSTPPGLALTHTEAQPAPKPDSSPHLTSQRPVDMVQLLKKYPIVWQGLLALKNDTAAVQLHFVSGNNVLAHRSLPLSEGGPPLRIAQRMRLEASQLEGVARRMTVETDYCLLLALPCGRDQEDVVSQTESLKAAFITYLQAKQAAGIINVPNPGSNQPAYVLQIFPPCEFSESHLSRLAPDLLASISNISPHLMIVIASV from the exons CACTGATTCCAGCAGTAGTTCTAGCGACGACTCTCCCGCCCGATCTGTTCAGTCAGCAGCCGTCCCAGCACCTACTTCCCAGTTGCTTTCATCCCTGGAAAAAGATGAGCCACGTAAAAGTTTTGGGATCAAGGTTCAGAATCTTCCAGTACGCTCTACAG ATACAAGCCTTAAAGATGGCCTTTTCCATGAATTTAAGAAATTTGGAAAGGTGACTTCAGTGCAGATCCATGGAACTTCAGAAGAGAGGTATGGTCTGGTGTTCTTTCGGCAGCAAGAGGACCAAGAAAAAGCATTGACTGCatcaaaaggaaaacttttctttGGCATGCAGATTGAAGTAACAGCATGGATAGGACCAG AAACAGAGAGTGAAAATGAATTTCGTCCTTTGGATGAAAGGATAGATGAATTTCACCCCAAAGCAACAAGAACTCTCTTTATTGGCAACCTTGAAAAAACCACTACTTACCATGACCTTCGCAACATCTTCCAGCGCTTTGGAGAAATTGtg GATATTGATATTAAGAAAGTAAATGGAGTCCCTCAGTATGCATTCTTGCAATACTGTGATATTGCCAGTGTTTGTAAAGCTATTAAGAAGATGGATGGGGAGTACCTTGGAAATAATCGCCTCAAG CTGGGTTTTGGAAAAAGCATGCCTACAAACTGCGTGTGGTTAGATGGCCTTTCTTCAAACGTGTCAGATCAGTATTTAACACGACATTTCTGCCGATACGGGCCTGTGGTAAAG gTGGTGTTTGACCGCTTAAAAGGCATGGCCCTGGTTCTCTACAATGAAATTGAATATGCACAAGCAGCTGTAAAAGAGACCAAAGGGAGGAAAATCGGTGGGAATAAAATTAAG gtggATTTTGCAAATCGGGAAAGTCAGCTGGCATTTTATCATTGTATGGAAAAATCTGGTCAAGATATTAGAGACTTTTATGAAATGTTAGCAGAAAGaag agAGGAACGAAGGGGATCTTATGACTATAGCCAAGATCGTACATATTATGAGAATGTTCGTACTCCAGGCACATATCCTGAGGACTCCAGACGGGACTATCCAGCCCGAGGGAGAGAATTTTATTCAGAATGGGAAACTTACCAAGGAGACTACTATGAATCACGATACTATGACGATCCTCGGGAATATAGGGATTACAGAAACGATCCTTATGAACAAGATATTCGGGAGTACAGTTACAGGCAAAGGGAACGAGAGAGAGAACGTGAAAGGTTTGAGTCTGATCGGGACAGAGACCATGAGAGGAGGCCAATTGAGCGCAGTCAGAGCCCAGTGCACTTGCGACGCCCACAGAGTCCTGGAGCATCTCCCTCACAGTCTGAGCGGTTGCCAAGTGATTCTGAAAGGAGGATTTATAGCCGGTCCTCGGACCGGAGTGGGAGCTGTAGCTCACTTTCTCCTCCAAGATATGATAAACTTGACAAATCTCGTTTGGAACGctatacaaaaaatgaaaagacagataaAGAAAGGACTTTTGATCCTGAGAGAGTGGAAAGAGAAAGACGCTtaataaggaaggaaaaagtagaaaaggataAAACTGAAAAGCAGAAACGAAAAGGAAAAGTTCATTCCCCTAGTTCTCAGTCTTCAGAGACAGACCAAGAAAATGAGCGAGAACAGAGCCCTGAAAAATCACGGAGTTCTAATAAACTGAGCAGAGAGAAAGCTGACAAAGAAGGAATAGCAAAAAACCGTCTGGAGCTTATGCCCTGTGTGGTTTTGACTcgagtgaaagagaaagaggggaaagtTATTGACCACACTCCTTTGGAAAAGCTGAAAGCCAAGCTTGATAATGACACTGCCAAGTCTTCTGTCCTAGATCAGAAACTTCAGGTCTGTCAAACGGAACCTGCAAAATCTGACTTGTCTAAACTGGAATCTATTCGAATGAAAGTGCCAAAGGAAAAGGGACTGTCAAGCCACATAGAAGTGGTTGATAAGGAAGGTAGGCCTAAGCCCAGGAAGCACCTAAAACCAGAGCAGACTGCTGACGGGGTCAGTGCAGCAGATCTGGAGAAGCTGGAAGCAAGGAAGAGGCGTTTTGCAGATTCTAATCTGAAAGCAGAAAGGCAAAAATCAGAAGTCAAGAAAAGTAGTCCAGAGATGGAGGAGGCTCGGgtacttttaaaaaagcagcCTGACCTATCATCTAGAGATGTCATTCTGCTGAGGGAAGGAGAGTCGGAAAGAAAACCTGTGAGGAAAGAAATTCTTAAACGagaatctaaaaaaatcaaactagaCAGACTTAATGCTGTTCCCAGCCCTAAAGACTGTCAGGAGCTTGCCAGTGTTTCTGTTGGGACTGGCTCAAGGCCCAACTCAGACCTGCAAGCAAGGCTGGGAGAACCAGTATGCGAATCTGTGGAAAATCAAGAAATCCAGTCAAAAAAGCCCATTCCCTCAAAATCACAAATCAAACAGCTGCCGTTATTAGATGATCAGGGACCAGAGAGAGAAGATATTAGGAAAAACTATTGCAGTCTTCGTGATGAGACACTTGAATGTAAACCAAGCCAAGAGAAACCACATTCGGtaaatactgaagaaaaaattGGCATTGATATTGATCACACGCAGAGTTACCGAAAACAAATGGAACAGAGTCGTAGAAAACAGCAGATGGAGATGGAAATCGCCAAGTCTGAGAAGTTTGGCAGTCCTAAAAAAGATGTAGATGAATATGAAAGACGGAGTCTGGTTCACGAGGTAGGCAAACCCCCCCAAGACGTTACTGATGACTCTCCtccaagcaaaaagaaaagaacggACCATGTTGATTTTGATATCTGCACCAAGAGAGAGAGGAATTACAGAAGTTCACGCCAAATCAGTGAAGACTCCGAAAGGACTGGCGGCTCTCCAAGTATCCGGCACAGTTCCTTCCATGAGGAAGACGACCCTGTAGGCTCCCCTAGGCTCATATCAGTTAAAGGGTCTCCTAAAGTGGATGAAAAAGGTCTCCCCTATTCTAACATAACAGTCAGAGAAGAGTCCTTAAAATTTAATCCGTATGATTCTAGCAGGAGAGAACAGATGGCAGACATGGCCAAAATAAAGCTCTCTGTCTTGAATTCTGAAGAGGAACTAAATCGGTGGGATTCTCAAATGAAACAAGATGCCAGCAGGTTTGACGTGAGTTTCCCAAACAGCATAATTAAGAGAGACAGCCTTCGAAAGAGGTCTGTACGTGACTTGGAACCTGGTGAGGTACCTTCTGATTCTGATGAAGATGGTGAACACAAGTCCCACTCACCCAGAGCCTCTGCTTTATATGAGAGTTCTCGGCTGTCTTTTTTATTGAGGGACAGAGAAGACAAATTACGTGAGCGAGATGAAAGGCTCTCCAGTTCTTTAGAAAGGaacaaattttattcttttgcattggATAAGACAATCACACCAGACACTAAGGCTTTGCTTGAAAGAGCTAAATCGCTGTCTTCATCTCGAGAAGAAAATTGGTCTTTTCTTGATTGGGACTCCCGTTTCGCTAATTTTCGAAacaacaaagataaagaaaaggttGATTCTGCTCCAAGACCTATTCCATCCTGGtacatgaaaaagaagaaaattcggactgattcagaaggaaaaatggaTGATAAAAAAGATGATCATAAAGAAGAAGAACAGGAAAGACAAGAGTTATTTGCATCTCGTTTTTTACACAGCTCAATTTTTGAACAAGATTCCAAGCGATTGCAGCATCTagagagaaaagatgaagaaTCCGACTTCATTTCTGGGAGGTTGTATGGGCGGCAGACATCTGATGGAGCAAACAGCACAGCCGATTTGATTCAAGAGCCAGTAGTTCTTTTCCATAGCAGATTTATGGAACTCACACGAatgcaacagaaagaaaaggaaaaagaccaaAAACCCAAAGAGGTTGAGAAGCAGGAGGATACTGAGGATCATCCTGAGACCCCAGAACCTGCTTCGGAGAGTAAGGAGTCAGACCTGAAGACTCCCCCTCCGACTGGGCCTCCTGCTGTGACAGCTGTGGCTCCAGAGTCAGCATCATCGTCACTGGAGAAGACAACAGCCAGCGAAAAAGCTGGGGAGGTGCCTCTGGTGACAGAAGAAAAGCCCAGGGAGCCAGCCTCTGCCTCAGAAGAAGCAAAACCTGTGTCGGAGCAGGCTGCCACGGCTGTGCAGCAAACCGAACAGGTCGACCTGCCCTCAGGAGTGGACACCAGTAAAGATGCTGCCGGGGCTCCACTGGTTGTGGAAGAGAACTCATCAGCTGATCAGCTGCCTTATATGGACACCAAGCCTCCGACCCCCGGGGCCTCATTTTCCCAGGCAGAGGCCACTGTAGATCCAGAGCCTGATAGTACCCCAGCACTCCCGAAACCGACCCCGAAGCCTGAGGAAGCTGATGAGCCCAAAGTGGAAAAGCCAAACTCAGCTGCTCATGTTGAGCCTACTGCAAATCAGAAAGCTGAAGTCGTCCCTGAGGTTCAGTCTCAAGCTTCTGAAGACACTGAGGTCGATCCCCCCATTGCCACGaaagataaaaagacaaacaaaagcaAGCGTTCCAAGACCCCTGTTCAGGCCGCCACAGCAAGTACCGTGGAGAAGCCGGTCACGAGGAAGAGCGAGCGCATAGACCGGGAGAAACTCAAGCGGTCCAATTCTCCTCGGGGAGAAGCCCAGAAGCTTTTAGAGTTGAAGCTGGAGGCAGAGAAGATTACACGGACTGGCTCTAAAAATGCAGCAGCAGACCCGGAACACCCTGAACCAAGTCTGCCCCTCAGCCGAACAAGGCGCCGGAACGTGAGGAGTGTCTATGCAACCATGGGTGACCACGAGAGCCGTTCTCCCGTCAAGGAGCCGGTGGAGCAGCCACGAGTGACCAGGAAGAGACTGGAGCGAGAGCTTCAGGAGGCCGCGGCAGTCCCCACGACCCCAAGGAGGGGGAGGCCTCCAAAAACACGCCGTCGGGCCGAAgaagatgaggagactgaggcaaaAGAACCAGTTGAGACACTCAAACCAGCTGAGGGATGGAGGTCCCCACGAGCCCAAAAATCAGGAGCAGCTGGTGGCCCACaaggaaaaagggggaaaaatgagccAAAAGTTGATGCCGAACGTCAGGAAGTGGCCACTGAGGTGAGTCCCCAACTAAACGTGaaggaaaataacacaaaatcCAAGGCTGATAAAGAAGAAGCAGGAAGTGAACAAAAACGTGACAGAAAAGAAATGAGCACAGACAAAAATGCACCAGAAGCCCCTGCAGTTGAAGTGGTGGAGAAAAAAGCCCCTGAAAAGAACTCCAAGTCAAAGAGAGGAAGATCCCGAAACGCTAGGTCAGCAGTGGACAAATCTGCAAATCTGAAAAATGTGGACACCAGTGTCAGTCCCAGTGTGGCGGTGGGTGCCACGGGACCGCCAGTGGAGAAGGAGGCCGAGGTGGTGGCCGGGCCCGCCGAGAAGAGTGAGAATCCACCGAAGGAAGGGGGTTTCTCAGCCGAGGTGAGCAGCGATCCGGCCCCTGCCAATAAGGACGCGGAAGAGAAGGAAGACGTGTCTGCCTCGACGCCGTCCCCAGAAGCAAATCAGCTAGCCAAGCAGATGGAGCTGGAGCAGGCCGTGGAGAACATTGCAAAGCTCACTGAGACCGCGGCTGCCGCCTTCAAGGCGGCGGCGGCCACAGATGCGCCCGAGGGCTCCTCCACCGAGGATGGGGACAAGCCGGCGCACCAAGCAAGTGAAACGGAACTGGCTGCAGCCATTGGCTCAATCATCAATGACATTTCTGGGGAGGCAGAAAACTTCCCCGCAGCTGCACCTTACCCCGCCGAAGCCCAGACCGATCTGCAGCCCCGCTCTCAAGCGCCGCAGCCCCCCGGGGAAGGAATGGAGCCCGAGACCGACGAGGCCGTGTCTGGCATCTTGGAGACCACAGCTGCTACAGAATCTTCTGGGCCACCAGCCAGTGCCACTGACCCCTCAGCAGGCCCAGCAGATACTAAGGAAGCTGGGGGGAGCGGCAGCGAAACCTCCCACCCAGTGCCAGAAGCCAAAGCATCAAAAGAAGCAGAAGTCACTCTTACTCGGAAAGAGAAAGGGCGCCAGAAGACAAGTCGATCGCGCCGCAAACggaatacaaataagaaaacgGGGGCCACTGCAGAGACCCACATCCCGGAACCTGACCAAGTTCAAAGCAAGAGTCCTGCTACAGACGAGGGGACAGCAGTGCCACCCCCGGAGACTCCAcaggaagagcagcagagggaaaagccccAGGCCACTCCGCCTGAATCCTGCGCTTTGGACCCAAGCAAGACTCCATCTGTGGAGAATTTGTCCCAAGAAAGCAGCATTGAGGAGAAGACTCCTGCCAGAGCGTCCGCACTCCCAGACCTCCCTGTTCCCTCCCAGCCAGCGCCAGTGGAGGACGAGCCTCAAGCCAGATTCAAGGTGCATTCCATCATCGAGAGTGACCCCGTGACCCCACCCAGTGACTCCAGCACACCCACCCCCACAATCCCCTCTGTGACTGCAGCAAAGCTCCCACCCCCTGTCACCTCGGGGGGCGTCCCACATCAGAGTCCCCCTGCTAAGGTCACAGAGTGGATCACGAGGCAGGAGGAGCCTCGGGCTCAGTCCACCCCGTCTCCAGCTCTTCCCCCAGACACAAAAGCTTCTGACATCGACACCAGCTCCAGTACACTGAGGAAGATCCTCATGGACCCCAAATACGTATCTGCCACTGGCATCACCTCCACGAGTGTGACAACTGCCATTGCAGAGCCTGTCAGTGCTGCCCCTTGCCTGCACGAGGCACCAGCCCCCCCTCCGGTGGAGCCTAAGAAGTCTCTTTTAGAAGAAAAACCAGCAGCTCCGGTACCCAACACCTCTGACACACCGGCCCCAGAGGTTCCAGCAGCCGCTGAAAAGGAAAAGGTGGCTCCCGTCATTGCTCCCAAAATTACTTCTGTGATTAGCCGGATGCCTGTGAGCATTGATTTGGAGAACTCGCAAAAGATAACCCTGGCAAAACCAGCTCCTCAGACCCTGACCGGCCTGGTGAGTGCTCTGACCGGCCTGGTGAACGTCTCGTTGGTCCCAGTGAACGCCCTGACCGGCCCGGTCAACGCCCTGAAGGGCCCCGTGAAGGGCTCAGTGACCACCCTTAAAGGTCTGGTGAACACTCCTGCTGGCCCCGTGAACGTCCTCAAGGGCCCAGTGAATGTCCTGACGGGGCCGGTGAATGTTCTCACCACTCCAGTGAACGCCGCTGTGGGCACAGTGAATGCCGCCGCGGGCGCCGTGAACGCCACCGTGGGCACGGTGAACGCCACCACGGGCGCCATGAATGCGGGTGCAGTGACTGTCACGGCAGGTGCGGTGACTGCTGCATCCGGCAGCGTGACTGCCACTACAACAGGTGCGGTGACTGTCACCGGTGCGGTGATCACGCCATCGGCAAAGTGCAAACCCAGACCGAGCACAAATGAGAACAGCCGGTTCCACCCGGGGTCTATGTCCGTGATCGACGACCGTCCGGCAGACGCGGGCACCGGCGCTGGGCTGCGCGTGAACACCTCCGAAGGGGTGGTGCTCTTGAGCTACTCGGGGCAGAAGACTGAAGGGCCGCAGCGGATCAGCGCCAAAATCAGCCAGATCCCCCCGGCCAGCGCCATGGACATAGAATTCCAGCAGTCGGTGGCCAAGTCCCAGGTCAAGCCCGACTCTGTTGCCCCATCACAGCCTTCGCCCAAAGGCCCCCAGGCTCCTTCGGGCTATGCGAACGTGGCCACCCATTCCACCCTGGTACTGACGGCCCAGACGTATAATGCGTCTCCTGTGATTTCATCTGTGAAGGCTGACCGTCCGTCCCTGGAGAAGCCCGAGCCCATTCACCTCTCTGTGTCCACACCTGTCACCCAGGGTGGCACAGTGAAGGTTCTCACCCAGGGCATAAACACTCCCCCGGTGCTGGTTCACAACCAGCTGGTCCTCACCCCCAGCATAGTCACCACGAATAAAAAGCTTGCTGACCCTGTCACCCTCAAAATAGAGACCAAGGTCCTCCAGCCAGCTAATCTGGGGTCGGCTCTCAACCCCCACCACCCTCCTGCTCTGCCCAGCAAGCTGCCTGCAGAAGTGAACCATGTCGCCTCGGGGCCCAGCACCCCGACAGATCGAACAGTGTCCCATCTGGCAGCCACAAAGCCAGATGCACATTCTCCTCGACCCAGTGGGCCCGCTCCGTCCCCGTTCCCGAGAGCATGCCACCCCAGCAGCACCACGTCCACCGCGCTCTCCACTAATGCCACAGTCATGCTGGCTGCAGGCATTCCTGTGCCTCAGTTCATCTCTAGCATACATCCAGAACAGTCTGTCATCATGCCGCCCCACAGCATCACCCAAACGGTGTCCCTCAGCCACCTGTCGCAGGGCGAGGTGAGAATGAACACTCCCACACTGCCCAGCATCACCTACAGCATCCGGCCAGAGACCCTTCACTCACCAAGGGCCCCTCTGCAGCCCCAGCAAATAGAGGTCAGGGCCCCGCAGCGGGCGGGCACGCCCCAGCCAGCCGCAGCGGGGGTGCCAGCCCTGGCCCCCCAGCATCCCCCAGAGGAGGAAGTGCATTATCACCTGCCTGTTGCTCGAGCTGCCGCCCCTGTGCAGTCAGAGGTGCTGGTCATGCAGTCGGAGTACCGGCTGCACCCGTACACCGTGCCCCGGGACGTGAGGATCATGGTGCATCCGCATGTGACAGCGGTCAGCGAGCAGCCCCGGGCGGCAGACGGGGTGGTGAAGGTGCCACCGGCCAGCAAGGTCCCTCAGCAGCCCGGGAAAGATGCGGCCAAGACTGCGGAAGCCaaggcccccccggcccccgccccccacggtgAGGCCCGCATCCTCACCGTCACCCCCAGCAACCAGCTCCAGGGGCTGCCTCTGACCCCGCCCGTGGTGGTGACGCACGGCGTGCAGATCGTGCACTCCAGTGGGGAGCTGTTTCAGGAGTACAGATACGGAGACATCCGCACCTACCACGGCCCTGCTCAGCTCACGCACACTCAGTTTCCTGCTGCCGCCTCCATCGGCCTACCTCCTCGGACCAAGGCTCCCGCTCAG GGCCCGGCTCCTGAAGGCGAGCCTTTGCAGCCCGCTCAGCCTGCACAGTCTACACAGCCCGCCCAACCCGTGCAGTCCACACAGCCTGCCCAGCCCACGCAGCCCTGCCAGCCCTCCCAGCTCAGCCAGCCAGGCCAGCCACCAAGCGGCAAGCTGCCTCAGGTCTCCCAGGAGGCGAAGGGGACGCAGACAGGAGTAGAGCAGCCGCGCCTCCCCGCCGTGCCCGCAAGCCGGCCAGCCGAGCCTCATGCGCAGGTTCAGAGGGCGCAGGCAGAGACGAGCCAGACCTCCTACCCCTCCCCCGTGTCTGTCTCCCTGAAGCCTGACCTCccggcccctctccctgctcaggcCGCCCCAAAGCAGCCGTTGTTTGTCCCCACAACCTCAAGCCCCAGCACCCCTCCAGGACTGGCTCTGACGCACACAGAAGCCCAGCCCGCTCCCAAACCAGATTCTTCTCCACACCTGACTTCCCAGAGGCCTGTGGATATGGTCCAGCTTCTGAAG AAGTACCCCATCGTGTGGCAGGGCCTGCTGGCCCTCAAGAATGACACGGCTGCCGTGCAGCTCCACTTCGTCTCCGGCAACAATGTCCTGGCGCAtcggtctctgcccctctctgaggGAGGCCCCCCACTGAGGATCGCCCAGAGGATGCGGCTGGAGGCCTCGCAGCTGGAAGGGGTTGCCCGGAGGATGACG GTGGAGACAGATTACTGTCTGCTGCTGGCTCTGCCCTGTGGCCGCGACCAAGAGGACGTGGTGAGCCAGACCGAGTCCCTCAAGGCGGCCTTCATCAcctacctgcaggccaagcaggcGGCAGGAATCATCAACGTTCCCAACCCCGGCTCCAATCAG CCCGCCTACGTGCTACAGATCTTCCCGCCCTGCGAGTTCTCAGAGAGCCACCTGTCCCGTCTGGCTCCCGACCTCCTTGCCAGCATCTCCAACATTTCTCCCCACCTCATGATTGTCATTGCCTCCGTGTGA